The nucleotide window CGCCCGCTCGGTTCCATACTCTTCGGACACTTCGGTGACAAGGTCGGCCGTAAGGCCACCCTGGTCGGCGCCCTGCTGACCATGGGCATTGCTACGTTCATCATCGGTTTGCTTCCCACGTACGCGCAGGCGGGCATCTGGGCGCCGGCGCTGCTTGCACTCATGCGCTTTTGCCAGGGCCTCGGCCTCGGCGGCGAGTGGTCAGGCGCAGCCCTGCTGTCCACCGAGACCGCAGCGAGGGGCCGCCGCGCCTGGGCCGGCATGTGGCCACAGCTGGGCGCACCGTTCGGCTTCTTCCTTGCCAACGGGCTTTTCCTCATCTTGGTTTCGGCCTTGGGCCACACCACCGGAGATTTCGAAGGCGCGTTCATGCGCTGGGGCTGGCGCATCCCATTCCTGCTCTCCATCGTGATGGTTGCGATCGGCCTGTGGGTGCGCCTCCAAGTGGAAGAGACCCCGGTGTTCCAGCAGGTCGAACAGAACGACCAGAAGGCGGCATCGCCTTTGGCCGAGGTGTTCAAGACCGCATGGAAGCCGCTAATTCAGGGCACCTTCATCATGGTTGGCTGCTACACGCTGTTCTACATCGTGACCACCTGGTTCTTGTCTTACGGCATTGGCTCCGCGGAAGAGGGCGTGGGCCTAGGCATCGCATACCCGACCTTCCTGAAGCTGCAGCTGATCTGCATCTTCGGCTTCATGCTGGGCATCCCGGTCGCGGCGCACCTCGCCGACACGTTTGGCCGCCGCCCAGTGCTGGGCCTGACCTCGGCCGCAATCATTGTTTACGGCCTGTGCTTCAAGTGGCTCCTTAACCCGGACACCTTCACCATGGTCTCCTTGGGCATCTTCCTGTTCATCGGCATGATCCTTATGGGCTTCATTTTCGGCCCGATGTCGGCGATTCTGCCTGAACTGTTCCCGTCTAACGTGCGCTACACCGGTTCCGGCAT belongs to Corynebacterium glaucum and includes:
- a CDS encoding MFS transporter, with translation MTASVDNQPSPQPAIPTAIRETTPEERRRVRLASTIGTTIEFYDFYVYATAAVAVFPFLFFPKSESSTVALLSSFATFGLAFIARPLGSILFGHFGDKVGRKATLVGALLTMGIATFIIGLLPTYAQAGIWAPALLALMRFCQGLGLGGEWSGAALLSTETAARGRRAWAGMWPQLGAPFGFFLANGLFLILVSALGHTTGDFEGAFMRWGWRIPFLLSIVMVAIGLWVRLQVEETPVFQQVEQNDQKAASPLAEVFKTAWKPLIQGTFIMVGCYTLFYIVTTWFLSYGIGSAEEGVGLGIAYPTFLKLQLICIFGFMLGIPVAAHLADTFGRRPVLGLTSAAIIVYGLCFKWLLNPDTFTMVSLGIFLFIGMILMGFIFGPMSAILPELFPSNVRYTGSGIAYNVSSILGAAIAPFIATALSAEYGPQAVGVYLVIVTAISLVAILSAPETKNQEMHEI